A window from Malassezia japonica chromosome 1, complete sequence encodes these proteins:
- a CDS encoding uncharacterized protein (EggNog:ENOG503P6DD): MPIFSRNMHPPAAEAAALPSAQNSPEKPGEEAEAGKWFNKRPGPLSFGGLAKRPLANEKLPMTPPPNVNKQLSASHAQDAALAQRVDPSRLSQFSLRLNELVNKAFVAPNTSAAAPAPLSATSPFSGAVIALPRLQSITYGSNRLPDRVKVIEMTRLIVNELQNAATVDPYLLRAVSRAVLKSISLFVTRIESLLVPAARDPSALVVPSSVRGAQQLPAAMEFNLALMSLEWIVEESLERCLEGLPPLALLSSPNIMVPTSSEGEAAPRMPPYVHEILSPLREQMEASIIHVVQPVLVQVKSSLAGCIAKGNPYPFQPQKAPGAETDVGAVRSPSAAWLKELEERLDTAHRLLFLRVVERCGQDGQAWYISVAIHLIWKGLVAITSRSVFAPASVVEAQFAHTFGRTSGTAPSSAVLNSLLSDESSSKRVPTPTQLAHALRSVGKPGAHRLRKAPGEAATGAQTPVEMHESEFDGWKTHFMLPNDDTDCYVINPLLVAEQLHDLQVFERLMTQFASDLATPAHFQKTRRSASRQRKASGDSEVYDEGLHPARSHSSDDQDESEDEDLAHAALKEALGALQSTVVVLRTLLQEPDTLQHLAMRTKHGSEATEHLLTPAALHAFNVIPELLLVHIAFCRIPPGWTQRDDQRPDAESARAGLLPTPPQLFGYTWAQYEAALTGFAAGEAAASSLARLYAPVLGEVYHMLDERCADHEPHPDDPDASSIHSESSAEGDVPSAMTQSAPTLDNLHISDTPKANREAPVMGHMNLEHGEPTRSRSLHRSAISNRFWRRSHASGHGLHLPHALPPRVSRANATSSPYLGRHRRTSPLGHSNSSLPRSQTHTLAHMQRNALNMFDSVLRRVDQTYRSNTP; the protein is encoded by the coding sequence ATGCCGATCTTTTCTCGTAACATGCACCCTCCTGCGGCAGAGGCAGCTGCGCTTCCCTCTGCACAAAACTCCCCCGAAAAGCCTGGcgaagaggccgaggctGGCAAGTGGTTTAACAAGCGTCCGGGCCCTTTGTCGTTCGGTGGGCTGGCCAAGCGCCCGCTCGCCAACGAAAAGCTCCCCATGACGCCCCCCCCGAATGTCAACAAACAGCTGAGCGCCTCCCATGCCcaagacgcggcgctcgcgcagagGGTCGACCCCTCGCGCCTCTCGCAGTTTTCGCTGCGGCTCAACGAGCTTGTGAACAAGGCGTTTGTTGCGCCAAacacgtcggccgccgcacctGCGCCACTCTCGGCCACATCGCCGTTCAGTGGCGCGGTGATTGCGCTGCCCCGCCTCCAGTCGATCACCTACGGCTCGAATCGGCTGCCTGACCGTGTCAAGGTGATTGAAATGACGCGGCTCATTGTGAACGAGCTGCAGAACGCTGCAACCGTCGACCCGTAcctgctgcgtgccgtATCACGCGCGGTGCTCAAGTCGATCTCGCTGTTTGTCACGCGGATCGAGTCGCTGCTGGTGCCTGCAGCACGCGACCCGTCGGCTCTTGTCGTCCcgtcgtcggtgcgcggtgcgcagcagctgccCGCCGCGATGGAGTTCAACTTGGCGCTGATGAGTCTCGAGTGGATTGTGGAAGAGAGCCTCGAGCGCTGTCTCGAAGGCCTGCCTCCTCTTGCGCTCCTGAGCTCGCCCAACATCATGGTCCCGACATCGTCtgagggcgaggcggcgccgcgcatgccgccGTACGTCCACGAGATTCtctcgccgctgcgcgagcagatgGAGGCGAGTATTATCCATGTCGTGCAGCCGGTGCTGGTGCAGGTCAAGTCGTCGCTTGCGGGCTGCATTGCAAAGGGCAACCCCTACCCCTTCCAGCCCCAAAaggcgcccggcgcagaGACCGACGtgggcgcggtgcgctcgcccagcgcggcgtggctcaaggagctcgaggagcgcctcgataCCGCACACCGTCTCCTCTTTCTGCGTGTCGTGGAGCGGTGTGGCCAGGACGGGCAGGCATGGTACATCTCGGTCGCGATCCACCTTATCTGGAAAGGACTCGTGGCCATCACCTCGCGTTCCGTCTttgcgccggcgagcgtTGTCGAGGCACAGTTTGCCCACACGTTTGGGCGCACGTCGggcacggcgccgtcgagcgctgTGCTCAACTCGCTCCTTTCGGACGAGTCGAGCAGcaagcgcgtgccgacccccacgcagctcgcccaTGCCCTGCGCTCGGTTGGCAAGCCCGGCGCAcaccgcctgcgcaaggcgcccGGTGAggcggcgaccggcgcccAGACGCCGGTCGAAATGCACGAGTCCGAGTTTGACGGCTGGAAGACGCACTTTATGCTGCCGAACGATGACACTGACTGCTACGTGATCAACCCTCTCCTcgttgccgagcagctgcacgacctGCAGGTGTTTGAGCGCCTCATGACGCAGTTTGCTTCCGACCTCGCGACCCCCGCGCACTTCCAaaagacgcggcgctctgcgagccggcagcgcaaggcgtcGGGCGACAGCGAGGTGTACGACGAAGGCCTGCATcccgcgcgctcgcactCGAGCGATGACCaggacgagagcgaggacgaggacctggcgcacgccgcgctcaaagaggcgctcggcgcgctccagtCGACCGTGGTAGTGCTGCGGACGCTGCTCCAGGAGCCAgacacgctgcagcacctggcgatgcgcaccaAGCACGGCAGCGAGGCGACAGAGCACCTCTTGACGCCTGCTGCCCTGCACGCGTTCAACGTAATTcccgagctgctcctcgtGCACATTGCCTTTTGCCGCATCCCCCCGGGCTGGACacagcgcgacgaccagcgCCCGGATGCAgagagcgcacgcgccggcctCCTTCCGACCCCGCCGCAGCTCTTTGGCTACACCTGGGCGCAgtacgaggcggcgctcacCGGCTTtgcggccggcgaggcggccgcgtcgtcgctcgcgcgcctctacgcgccggtgctcggcgaagTCTACCacatgctcgacgagcggtGCGCCGACCACGAGCCGCACCCCGACGACCCCGACGCCAGCTCGATCCACTCAGAGTCGAGCGCGgagggcgacgtgccgagcgccatgaCGCAGTCTGCGCCCACGCTCGACAATTTGCACATCAGCGACACCCCCAAGGCCaaccgcgaggcgccggtcATGGGCCACATGAACCtggagcacggcgagccgacgcgctcgcgctcgctgcacCGCAGCGCCATCTCCAACCGATTctggcgccgctcgcacgcGAGCGGCCACGGCCTGCACCTCCCccacgcgctgccgccgcgtgTGTCGCGTGCGAACgccacgagctcgccgtACCTTGGCCGCCACCGGCGCACTTCGCCGCTCGGCCACTCGAACAGCTCGCTGCCCCGCAGCCAGACGCATACGCTGGCGCACATGCAGCGCAATGCGCTCAACATGTTTGATAGCGTGCTCAGGCGCGTCGACCAGACGTACCGCAGCAACACACCGTAG
- a CDS encoding uncharacterized protein (EggNog:ENOG503NY04; COG:E) — MFDLFSIGIGPSSSHTVGPMRAGAIFVNDLRESQLLDKANTLKIALYGSLAATGKGHMTPQALLLGFEGADCETVDTEAVPTRYEAILRDKVLTLGKDTDASYGDAKAIAFDFEKDLVWKWGQTLPMHSNGMRFSVFDVNGDLIATNDFYSIGGGFVINGKMAVADVPGPRPMREGLEAPDGAQEPGFPHEAAPTTAVVPTDADKHPEDMLENVFYKSIRRDDAGGDRRSGVTPHADETDLPPKLLSIGGDVQDEPDRPTPGQKEPRFPFHNMASLLALTRKHNLTIAQIVYENELTWYTPEEIDEKIMRIWSVMDEGIRAGVHSTQEVLPGSLQMKRRAPKLYRRLMRGLYMGPRRLGNMNGPDTDEIERPKGAGEVERLPKPQRDAPSVPAKYMRREASRAPTIRGSFQHEIMPVPPRRTNFPAMDWLSCWAIATNEQVAAGGRIVIAPTLGAAGIIPAVLRYVVEFVALSPEDEENLVRTFLLTAAAIGMLFKRGATISAAEGGCMAEVGTSCSMAAGAFAACMGGSPEVIEQAAETAIEHNLGLTCDPVDGLVQAPCIERNAVGSVKAVVSANLALSSDGVHSISLDEAIHAARITAADMHMKYKETSLSGLATTVKIPVAVPEC, encoded by the exons ATGTTTGACCTCTTTTCGATTGGTATTGGCCCCTCGTCCTCGCACACTGTCGGCCCGatgcgcgcaggcgccatTTTTGTGAACGACTTGCGCGAGTCGCAGCTGTTGGATAAGGCCAACACGCTCAAGATTGCTCTCTACGGCTCGCTGGCCGCGACCGGCAAAGGACACATGACGCCCCAGGCACTGCTGCTTGGATTTGAAGGCGCAGACTGCGAGACGGTAGacaccgaggcggtgcCGACGCGTTACGAGGCGATCCTCCGCGACAAGGTCCtgacgctcggcaaggaTACGGATGCGTCCTACGGCGACGCGAAAGCTATCGCATTTGACTTTGAAAAGGACCTCGTGTGGAAGTGGGGACAGACGCTTCCAATGCATTCGAACGGCATGCGCTTCAGCGTCTTTGACGTGAACGGCGATTTGATTGCGACCAACGACTTTTACagcatcggcggcgggtTTGTCATCAACGGCAAGATGGCCGTCGCCGATGTCCCGGGTCCGcggccgatgcgcgagggcctcgaggcgccggacgGTGCACAGGAGCCTGGGTTCCCTCACGaagccgcgccgacgacggccgTCGTGCCGACCGACGCGGACAAACACCCCGAGGATATGCTCGAAAACGTCTTTTACAAGTCGATccgccgcgacgatgcgggcggcgatcgccgcagcggcgtcaCGCCGCACGCGGACGAGACGGACCTCCCGCCGAAGCTCTTGTccatcggcggcgacgtccAGGATGAGCCCGACCGCCCCACGCCAGGCCAAAAAGAGCCGCGCTTTCCTTTTCACAACATGGCCAgtctgctcgcgctcacgcGCAAGCACAACCTGACCATTGCCCAGATTGTCTACGAGAACGAGCTGACGTGGTACACGCCCGAGGAAATCGACGAAAAGATTATGCGGATCTGGAGCGTGATGGACGAGGGGATCCGCGCGGGCGTGCACAGCACGCAGGAAGTCCTTCCCGGCTCGCTGCAGATgaagcgccgtgcgccaaaGCTCTACCGCCGCCTGATGCGCGGCCTGTACATGGGcccccgccgcctcggcaacaTGAACGGGCCCGACACGGACGAGATCGAGCGGCCAAAGGGTGCgggcgaggtcgagcgcctccccaagccgcagcgcgatgcgcccaGCGTCCCGGCCAAGTacatgcgccgcgaggcatcgcgcgcgccgacgatcCGTGGCTCGTTCCAGCACGAAATCATGCCGGTGCCCCCCCGGCGCACCAACTTTCCGGCGATGGACTGGCTCTCGTGCTGGGCGATTGCGACGAAcgagcaggtcgcggccggcggccgtATTGTGAttgcgccgacgctcggcgcggccggcatCATCCCCGCAGTCCTGCGCTACGTCGTGGAATTTGTCGCGCTCTcgcccgaggacgaggagaaTCTCGTGCGCACCTTCCTTTTGACTGCCGCAGCGATCGGCATGCTCTTTAAGCGCGGTGCGACGAtcagcgccgccgagggcgGGTGCATGGCCGAGGTcggcacgagctgctcgatggccgccggcgcctttGCCGCGTGCATGGGCGGCAGCCCGGAGGTGATtgagcaggccgccgagacGGCGATCGAGCACAACCTGGGCCTTACCTGTGACCCGGTCGACGGCCTGGTGCAGGCACCGTGCATTGAGCGCAACGCGGTCGGCTCGGTAAAGGCCGTCGTCAGCGCGAACCTCGCGCTGTCGTCCGACGGCGTGCACTCCatctcgctcgacgaggcgatccACGCTGCGCGCATTACTGCCGCGGATATGCACATGAAATACAAAGAGACTAG TCTGAGCGGCCTGGCCACCACGGTCAAGATTCCCGTCGCGGTGCCCGAGTGCTAG
- a CDS encoding uncharacterized protein (EggNog:ENOG503Q3BT; COG:U; COG:Y) translates to MAFSFGKPPGGASAPLFGNASATPSFGTQAQGTQGAPAGQAGQSGFSFGSTAPSGGLFGQKPDASAQAPGAPGTQTQSAGLFGQQKPASTGMFGQQGQQGQQGQQGGLFGQSAPAQQGQQQGGLFGQSQPAPQGQGGLFGQASQPAQGQQQGGLFGQSTPQPAQGQGGLFGQSTQNQASGLGQSAPPAPSGGLFGQSSTQPGQQQGGLFGQSSAAAKPGGGLFGAQPAGAQKPSLFGQSQPASSAPPAPMGQSTSAPQDKKLGAPLNTQLEQIRASWDTSNLSTCQFQHYLYNRAPDAQALPQLAVRRADAVGPMHDALWAKAMQENPEPDRLYPVLAVGFGDLQARARAQSAEAGRQHNKLAELSKQLSALQQKHDLSNAVRAQSAMLMQARIHQRLLSLIKDSATLIPALRGQTMTASEDMLLSVLESCEAQLNGATNEYAGATQTRLRAQINELWAQLGVVRAKREALASQGRVDSGNTEWAVVDEASFEEITSILASLQQGLLHLTNTLSADTKALNMVCDGLTGVPLVGIRNR, encoded by the coding sequence ATGGCGTTTTCGTTCGGAAagccgccgggcggcgcgtctgcgccgctgTTTGGCAATGCAAGCGCCACGCCGTCGTTCGGCACTCAGGCGCAGGGAACGcagggcgcgccggcggggcAGGCGGGGCAGTCGGGCTTCTCGTTCggcagcaccgcgccgtcgggcgGCCTGTTTGGCCAAAAACCCGACGCGAGCGCAcaggcgccgggcgcaccgGGCACGCAGACACAGAGCGCCGGGCTCTTTGGCCAGCAAAAGCCGGCGTCGACTGGGATGTTTGGACAGCAGGGGCAGCAGGGGCAGCAGGGGCAGCAGGGCGGATTGTTCGGGcagtcggcgccggcacaGCAGGGCCAGCAACAAGGCGGCCTCTTTGGCCAGtcgcagccggcgccgcagggccAGGGCGGTCTCTTTGGGCAGGCATCGCAGCCCGCACAGGGACAGCAGCAGGGCGGGCTCTTTGGCCAGTCGACCCCAcagccggcgcagggccaAGGCGGGCTCTTTGGCCAGTCAACACAAAACCAGGCGAGCGGCCTTGGGCAGTCGGCGCCCCCCGCGCCCTCCGGCGGGCTCTTTGGCCAGTCGAGCACACAGCCAGGCCAGCAACAGGGCGGCCTGTTTGGCCAGtcgtccgccgcggccaagcccggcggcggcctctttggcgCGCAGCCTGCTGGTGCGCAAAAGCCGTCGCTCTTTGGGCAGTCGCAGCCTGCATCctccgcgccgcccgcgcccatGGGCCAGTCGACTtccgcgccgcaggacaagaaactcggcgcgccgctcaatacgcagctcgagcagatccGAGCGAGCTGGGATACCTCGAATCTGTCTACTTGCCAGTTCCAGCACTACTTGTACAACCGTGCGCCGGATGCGCAAGCGCTCCCCCAGCTTgccgtgcggcgtgcggatGCCGTTGGCCCGATGCACGATGCGCTGTGGGCGAAAGCGATGCAAGAGAACCCCGAGCCGGACCGCCTATACCCCGTGCTGGCCGTCGGCTTTGGCGATCtgcaggcgcgtgcgcgtgcgcagtcTGCCGAAGCCGGCCGGCAGCACAacaagctcgccgagctgtCCAAGCAGCTTtctgcgctgcagcagaaGCACGATCTCTCGAACGCCGTCCGTGCACAGTCGGCAATGCTGATGCAGGCGCGTATCCACCAGCGGCTCCTGAGCCTGATCAAGGACAGTGCGACGCTCATCcccgcgctgcgtggccAGACGATGACCGCGAGCGAGGACATGCTCCTCTCGGTGCTCGAGTcgtgcgaggcgcagctgaACGGCGCGACGAACGAGTACGCGGGTGCGACACagacgcgcctgcgtgcgcagatCAACGAGCTCtgggcgcagctcggcgtggtgcgcgccaagcgcgaggcgcttgcaTCGCAGGGCCGCGTCGACTCGGGCAACACCGAGTGGGCGGTCgtggacgaggcgagcTTTGAGGAGATTACGAGCATCCTCGCCTCGCTCCAGCAGGGCCTGCTGCACCTGACCAACACGCTCAGCGCGGATACCAAGGCGCTGAACATGGTCTGCGACGGGCTGACCGGCGTCCCGCTCGTCGGCATCCGGAATCGGTAG
- a CDS encoding inositol-phosphate phosphatase (COG:G; EggNog:ENOG503NW73): MPLDLDEVLDFAIALSQRAGQAIVEGSETRFKNATGFDEKKNTADLVTETDQNTEKLVCESIKARFPDHQFIGEESWAAGEQAEVTDAPTWIIDPIDGTTNFVKGFPFVCISIGFVYQSEPVVGVIFAPFMGHLYAARKGSGAFMTSPLHPERRSLPLAQPQPLPSLKQALLAFEWGSDRSKEVMDMKSRTFQRLTGDAAGGVQGGEMALGVRSVGSAALNFAHVASGCLDLYWEIGCWAWDVCAGMVIAREAGCAVVGSKDAAAAAAAQGAWPPAVTPKVLTGRKYLVVRAIGDVPSESGADAQKRTIGAFYGAVEEWDPK, translated from the exons ATGCCGCTGGACTTGGACGAGGTGCTAGACTTTGCGATTGCGCTTTcgcagcgtgccggccAGGCGATTGTTGAAGGTTCTGAGACGCGCTTTAAGAATGCGA CCGGATTCGACGAGAAGAAGAACACGGCGGATCTCGTGACCGAGACCGACCAGAACACGGAGAAGCTCGTGTGCGAGTCGATCAAGGCGCGCTTCCCCGACCACCAGTTTATCGGCGAAGAGAGCTgggcggccggcgagcaggccgaggtcACCGATGCGCCGACGTGGATCATCGACCCGATCGACGGGACGACCAACTTTGTCAAGGGCTTCCCGTTCGTGTGCATCTCTATCGGATTCGTCTACCAGTCCGAGCCGGTGGTCGGTGTGATCTTTGCGCCGTTCATGGGCCATCTGTACGCTGCACGCAaaggcagcggcgcgtttatgacgtcgccgctgcaccccgagcgccgctcgctccccctcgcgcagccccagccgctgccgtcgctgaagcaggcgctccttgcgtTTGAGTGGGGCTCGGACCGCTCGAAGGAGGTGATGGACATGAAGTCGCGCACCTTCCAGCGCCTCACCGGCGAcgcagccggcggcgtgcaAGGCGGCGAgatggcgctcggcgtgcgctccgtcggctcggcggcgctcaactttgcgcacgtcgcgtcCGGCTGCCTCGACCTCTACTGGGAGATTGGGTGCTGGGCGTGGGATGTGTGTGCGGGCATGGTGATTGCGCGCGAAGC TGGCTGTGCAGTGGTCGGTTCCAAggacgctgccgccgccgccgccgcccaggGCGCGTGGCCCCCGGCGGTCACGCCCAAGGTCCTCACCGGTCGCAAGTACCTCgtcgtgcgtgcgatcGGCGATGtgccgagcgagtcgggcgccgacgcgcagaAGCGCACCATCGGCGCATTCTACGGCGCGGTGGAAGAGTGGGACCCCAAGTAG
- a CDS encoding uncharacterized protein (EggNog:ENOG503PM7F) gives MHGREEGGGWAPLRAAESFLGTPRSDVQMTPLSQMPVPQTQESPTPAWMERPTALLEDEDEEAEETWGDVMDEPEDEDEIAPITRASLRLECGLPKLDAFAGTMLTGGAYAPGEMQQHPGDEARLGFPLGSALEIVGPPGIGKTTWALQMAVGERMHHILHSLDLALDELGSQLEAEQDAWDEWLDANVVPWCAQAVLVDTEGSIVPERIVQMARSTVQKHLDAPSVVRWMSACGASDTNRMRPSLERCVLQGLHVVRATSLGDLLAFLGVAASSVLKVPGLPPRTSLLVVDSISFLLHTHAQASREQRKSRADALANLVQALTTLRDFYIPEHDRLTVITTAQMATRMPGDRRTAEAGIESVLVPSLGNTTAPAMRGSFDTSAYDWGTSLLGRSAWRFLLFYHGAQAARHVYIQSRPESHAAPASDLCIGYRINWFLSNESMAV, from the exons ATGCACGGCCGTGAGGAGGGTGGGGGCtgggcgccgctgcgtgctgCCGAGTCGTTCCTCgggacgccgcgcagcgatGTGCAAATGACGCCTTTGTCGCAGATGCCGGTGCCGCAGACGCAGgagtcgccgacgccggcgtgGATGGAGCGTCCaacggcgctgctcgaggacgaggacgaagaggcTGAGGAAACGTGGGGGGACGTCATGGACGagcccgaggacgaggacgagatcGCGCCCATTACACGCGCAAGTCTACGGCTGGAATGCGGGCTTCCAAAACTCGACGCGTTTGCGGGCACAATGCTCACCGGCGGTGCGTACGCGCCGGGCGAAATGCAGCAGCACCCAGGCGACGAGGCACGCCTGGGCTTTCCGCTGGGGTccgcgctcgagatcgTCGGGCCGCCGGGTATCGGCAAAACGACATGGGCCCTGCAAATGGctgtcggcgagcgcatgcacCATATTCTGCACTCGCTCGACCTggccctcgacgagctcggctcgcagctcgaggcggagcagGACGCGTGGGACGAGTGGCTCGACGCAAACGTCGTGCCGTGGTGCGCACAGGCCGTACTTGTTG ACACCGAAGGAAGCATCGTTCcggagcgcatcgtgcagatggcgcgctcgacagTACAGAAACacctcgatgcgccgagcgtcgtgcggtGGAtgagcgcgtgcggcgcctcggacaCGAATCGCATGCGCCCGAGTCTCGAGCGGTGCGTGCTCCAGGGGCTACACGTCGTCCgcgccacgtcgctcggcgacctgctcgcgTTTCTTGGCGTGGCGGCCAGCAGCGTGCTCAAAGTGCCCGGCCTGCCGCCCCGCACCTCGCTCCTGGTGGTCGACTCGATCTCGTTTTTGCTTCATACCCATGCCCaggcgtcgcgcgagcagcggaAATCGCGCGCGGACGCGCTGGCCAATCTCGTCCAAGCACtgacgacgctgcgcgactttTATATCCCCGAGCACGACCGCCTCACGGTGATCACCACGGCGCAAATGGCGACGCGCATGCCtggcgaccgccgcacggccgaggccgggATCGAGTCGGTGCTCGtgccgtcgctcggcaacacgacagcgccggcgatgcgcggctcGTTCGACACGTCGGCGTACGACTGGGGCACGAGCCTCttggggcgcagcgcgtggcgGTTCCTGCTCTTTTACCACGGCGCTCAAGCCGCGCG CCACGTCTATATCCAGTCGCGGCCCGAgtcgcacgcggcgccggcgagtgATTTGTGCATTGGCTATCGCATAAAT TGGTTTTTGTCGAACGAGTCGATGGCTGTGTGA
- the DTD1 gene encoding D-tyrosyl-tRNA(Tyr) deacylase (EggNog:ENOG503P37W; COG:J) — protein MRAVLQRVKQASVHVDGQLVSQTGPGFLALIGVCNDDTPEHADILVKKILSLKLWPEGARVEQGALNKVDVETARPWAVNVCDLGGEILCVSQFTLYAKTAKGTKPDFHRAMNGAESKPFYEAFLEKMRGAYQAERIKSA, from the exons atgcgcgccgtgctgcagcgtgtgAAGCAAGCCTCTGTGCACG TGGACGGGCAGCTGGTATCGCAGACCGGCCCCGGCTTCCTTGCACTGATCGGCGTGTGCAATGacgacacgcccgagcacgccgatATCCTGGTCAAAAAGATCCTCAGCCTCAAGCTCTGGCCAGaaggcgcacgcgtcgagcaaggcgcgctgaacaaggtcgacgtcgagacGGCCAGGCCGTGGGCGGTGAATGTGTGCGACCTCGGGGGTGAGATTCTGTGTG TCTCCCAATTCACGCTCTATGCCAAGACCGCCAAAGGGACCAAGCCCGACTTTCACCGCGCAATGAACGGTGCAGAGTCCAAGCCGTTCTACGAGGCGTTTTTGGAAAAaatgcgcggcgcgtaccaggccgagcgcatcaagAGTGCGTAG
- the BNA5_1 gene encoding kynureninase (SECRETED:SignalP(1-31); COG:E; EggNog:ENOG503NUB7) yields the protein MSDAQQALQSTLLRLCVLCATSLQAIHPSQAPQETVDNEAAKQDGAALSEQIYNDLHALLKKTLKDTTGLSLAMRPPKGSVQDTDAPLAGLDQGSIDAASGLLQSLATDTVPKMAFLANLAQKNATVWCLTEAAANDESVALAKEMGAKLVYGDGAKGRKAIEASVGVLFASEVRQAITEVVDLVAQLCQSFMDMRTRTVLDRAQARREGTTASNTLPPPTRQLSLTLTKKLWNFCDGLAGEGSAEKHVARLPRNNKEALMKVWKQSQLMLQDGLDEVQETIENDDDEEEEEDDDVGAQWSKSVKLSEDERRVAQQVFALLQSGMALQKDVRLALFREAHADVDYDDVGDAMTELAEAQDDLVAATLYGEEEEEEEKDDDDDNDDDNETKADAEPQSNLNEAANAYLSVCEHLCNAARQDTSLLTSVNKAHQAVFK from the coding sequence ATGAGCGACGCTCAGCAGGCCCTTCAGTcgacgctgctgcggcTGTGTGTGCTGTGCGCCACGTCGCTGCAGGCGATCCATCCCAGCCAGGCGCCACAGGAGACGGTCGATAACGAGGCGGCAAAGCaggacggcgcggcacTCAGCGAACAAATCTACAACGACCTGCATGCCCTCTTGAAAAAGACGCTCAAAGATACCACTGGCCTCTCGCTCGCGATGCGCCCGCCCAAGGGGAGTGTGCAGGATacagacgcgccgctcgcaggTCTCGATCAAGGAAGCATCGATGCCGCATCGGGGCTCCTGcagtcgctcgcgaccgatACCGTGCCCAAGATGGCATTCCTCGCGAACCTCGCACAGAAGAATGCCACGGTCTGGTGCCTGACCGAGGCGGCAGCCAACGACGAGAGCGTTGCACTCGCAAAGGAAATGGGGGCAAAGCTCGTCTATGGCGATGGCGCCAAGGGACGCAAGGCGATCGAGGCAAGTGTCGGCGTCCTTTTTGCCAGCGAAGTGCGCCAGGCCATTACGGAGGtggtcgacctcgtcgcgcagctctgTCAGAGCTTTATGGATATGCGCACACGCACCGTGCTTGACCGTgcgcaggcacgccgcgaAGGAACGACGGCCTCGAACACGCTTCCGCCGCCCACGCGCCAGCTGTCTCTGACGCTCACCAAGAAGCTGTGGAACTTTTGCGATGGCTTGGCGGGCGAGGGGAGCGCGGAGAAGCACGTCGCACGGCTGCCGCGGAACAATAAGGAGGCGCTCATGAAGGTGTGGAAGCAGTCGCAGCTCATGCTCCAAGATgggctcgacgaggtccaGGAGACGATCGAGAacgatgacgacgaggaagaggaagaggatgacgacgtcggcgcgcagtGGTCGAAGTCTGTCAAGCTAtccgaggacgagcgccgcgtcgcgcagcaggtgtttgcgctgctgcagagCGGCATGGCATTGCAGAAAGACGTGCGTCTTGCGCTCTTCCGCGAAGCACACGCGGATGTGGACTATGATGATGTCGGCGACGCAATGACggagcttgccgaggcTCAGGACGATCTCGTGGCAGCGACGTTGtacggcgaggaggaggaagaggaggagaaggacgacgacgacgacaaCGACGACGACAACGAGACCAAGGCGGACGCCGAGCCCCAGTCCAACCTCAACGAGGCCGCCAACGCTTACCTTTCTGTATGCGAGCACCTGTGCAACGCCGCCCGCCAGGACACCTCGCTATTGACGTCGGTGAACAAGGCCCACCAGGCCGTGTTCAAGTAG